ACGACAAGGGGTTGACGACGACGATTGACTGGAAAGATAAAGATGCTTATGGGCGGTCAATTTCTTCAAAAAAGCGGAGTCAGATGCACCGACTGCGGAAATGGCAGGAGCGAATCCGAACGAAGGATGCAGGCGAGCGGAACCTTCAGTTTGCACTATCGGAGATTGACCGGATGGCATCAGCACTTGGCGTGCCACGATCTGTACGAGAAGTTGCAAGCGTGATTTATCGGCGTGCACTCAAAGAGGATCTTATTCGTGGGCGATCAATTGAGGGTGTTGCAACCTCGGCGCTGTATGCGGCCTGTCGAAAGGAAGGGATCCCCCGTAGCTTAGAGGAAATTTCAGACGTGTCACGTGTTGACCGCAAAGAGATTGGTCGAACCTATCGCTATATTTCTCAAGAGCTTGGCTTAGAGATGAGACCAGTCGATCCGAAGAAGTATGTCCCCCGATTCTGTTCTGAACTGGAGCTAAGTGAGGAAGTACAGATTAAGGCAAATGAAATTATCGAGGAAACCGCAGAGGAAGGCCTGTTATCCGGGAAATCACCAACAGGATACGCCGCCGCCGCGATCTATGCCGCCTCACTGTTATGTAATGAAAAGAAAACCCAGCGCGAAGTTGCTGACGTCGCGCAAGTAACAGAAGTGACGATCCGGAATCGGTATCAAGAGCAGATCGAAGCAATGGGCATCCACGGCTAGCTATCAGTAGGGCTCAAATAGTCGCACTGCGCATTATTCTCCCGCAAGTAACTTGCACAATCAGTGATTACTACCAATAGATGCGACTGGGGGAATTTATTGAAGATTTTCAAGAAGACGAGTCGGCCAAGAAGCGTCGACTCGCAAAAGAGAAATCATATCAGATTACAGAATACCTCGAAGACGTTGAAACCCGGGTCACGGAGCACCTACAGGGTGATACACTGGTCGGATCCACTGCGCCTGAGATATTCGTTGGTCGATCAGGATACCCATCGGTATCAACAGGTGTTCTCTCCCCAGTTGGTGATGAAACAAATGCTGCAGAGTATGCAACGTCTGGCAAATGGTACAATAAGGAACTTGGGGTATCCGAAGTCCTCCAGCGACGAACCGGGCTTGTAAATTCACGACGGGAAGCATCAGTTGATGTAAACGATGTCTGGGACGGATTTGTCGGGGCTCAACGAGAGGTTGCAATTGCAGATCGTCCAGTCGATATTGAGATTGGGCTTGAGAACCGACCAAAAATTGATTTTTCGATGGATGAGGTGACAACCCCAACAGGGCCGGATGCAACGGCACAGTCAGTGAATTTAACCGAAAATCCACGTGTTCCACGTCCAGTACAGAAGACATTGGAAGATGACGACTGGCGAGCAGGGGGCGCAATGCGGTATCTGTACCGAAGAGGATTTGACGTCTATGAAATCAATAATATCCTCTCAGCCGGCGCACTTGGCCGTGGAGACCAGCGGCGACTCGTGCCAACTCGATGGTCGATCACAGCTGTCGACGATCAAATTGGAGAGTTTCTACGAGGACAGATTTAC
This portion of the Salinarchaeum sp. IM2453 genome encodes:
- a CDS encoding transcription initiation factor IIB family protein; amino-acid sequence: MTRSTRQRETEEVIEQEEGDEDVRTCNECGSTNLVKSSDRGELICEDCGLVIEEEKIDPGPEWRAFNHKERQEKSRVGAPTTQTMHDKGLTTTIDWKDKDAYGRSISSKKRSQMHRLRKWQERIRTKDAGERNLQFALSEIDRMASALGVPRSVREVASVIYRRALKEDLIRGRSIEGVATSALYAACRKEGIPRSLEEISDVSRVDRKEIGRTYRYISQELGLEMRPVDPKKYVPRFCSELELSEEVQIKANEIIEETAEEGLLSGKSPTGYAAAAIYAASLLCNEKKTQREVADVAQVTEVTIRNRYQEQIEAMGIHG
- the nreA gene encoding DNA repair protein NreA, which gives rise to MRLGEFIEDFQEDESAKKRRLAKEKSYQITEYLEDVETRVTEHLQGDTLVGSTAPEIFVGRSGYPSVSTGVLSPVGDETNAAEYATSGKWYNKELGVSEVLQRRTGLVNSRREASVDVNDVWDGFVGAQREVAIADRPVDIEIGLENRPKIDFSMDEVTTPTGPDATAQSVNLTENPRVPRPVQKTLEDDDWRAGGAMRYLYRRGFDVYEINNILSAGALGRGDQRRLVPTRWSITAVDDQIGEFLRGQIYNTTAIDQVEVWYNEYMGNRFWIILGPGQWEFELVELKAPNSVWNPEGSQHLLMADSEGYEGRQSYVDETSGAYYAARLGVLEHLTDRDRQATCLVLREVTDEYWAPVGVWPIREAVRNAFAENQPAIAESFQSAVSTVLDQLPVSNQRLYRKSTLASGQQAQLSAFDS